One window of Papio anubis isolate 15944 chromosome 10, Panubis1.0, whole genome shotgun sequence genomic DNA carries:
- the HES6 gene encoding transcription cofactor HES-6 isoform X1, with protein sequence MQISDYKRGGAAAGRKPRGARTAGLLLGGCGVAEAPALRSPPLSVPAAPSPRRAPSGAGMAPPAAPGRDRVGREDEDGWETRGDRKARKPLVEKKRRARINESLQELRLLLAGAEVQAKLENAEVLELTVRRVQGVLRGRAREREQLQAEASERFAAGYIQCMHEVHTFVSTCQAIDATVAAELLNHLLESMPLREGSSFQDLLGDALAGPPGVPGRSGWPAGGAPGSPIPSLPGPGDDLCSDLEEAPEAELSRAPAEGSDLVPTALGSLTAAQIAQSVWRPW encoded by the exons ATGCAAATAAGCGACTATAAAAGGGGCGGGGCCGCTGCGGGCCGGAAGCCGCGAGGAGCGCGGACCGCTGGGCTGCTGCTGGGCGGCTGCGGGGTAGCGGAGGCGCCGGCGCTCCGGTCCCCGCCGCTCTCCGTCCCCGCTGCTCCCAGTCCCCGCCGCGCCCCCAGCGGAGCGGGCATGGCGCCACCCGCGGCGCCTGGCCGGGACCGTGTGGGCCGTGAGGATGAGGACGGCTGGGAGACGCGGGGAGACCGCAAG GCCCGGAAGCCCCTGGTGGAGAAGAAGCGGCGCGCGCGGATCAACGAGAGCCTGCAGGAGCTGCGGCTGCTGCTGGCGGGCGCCGAG GTGCAGGCCAAGCTGGAGAACGCCGAGGTGCTGGAGCTGACTGTGCGGCGGGTCCAGGGTGTGCTGCGGGGCCGGGCGCGCG AGCGCGAGCAGCTGCAGGCGGAAGCGAGCGAGCGCTTCGCTGCCGGCTACATCCAGTGCATGCACGAGGTGCACACGTTCGTGTCCACGTGCCAGGCCATCGACGCCACCGTCGCTGCCGAGCTCCTGAACCATCTGCTCGAGTCCATGCCGCTGCGTGAGGGCAGCAGCTTCCAGGATCTGCTGGGGGACGCCCTGGCGGGGCCACCTGGAGTCCCTGGGCGGAGTGGCTGGCCGGCGGGAGGGGCTCCGGGATCCCCGATACCCAGCCTCCCTGGTCCCGGGGACGACCTGTGCTCCGACCTGGAGGAGGCCCCTGAGGCTGAACTGAGTCGGGCTCCTGCTGAGGGGTCTGACTTGGTGCCCACAGCCCTGGGCAGCCTGACCGCAGCCCAAATTGCCCAGAGTGTCTGGAGGCCTTGGTAA
- the HES6 gene encoding transcription cofactor HES-6 isoform X2 — protein sequence MQISDYKRGGAAAGRKPRGARTAGLLLGGCGVAEAPALRSPPLSVPAAPSPRRAPSGAGMAPPAAPGRDRVGREDEDGWETRGDRKARKPLVEKKRRARINESLQELRLLLAGAEVQAKLENAEVLELTSASSCRRKRASASLPATSSACTRCTRSCPRARPSTPPSLPSS from the exons ATGCAAATAAGCGACTATAAAAGGGGCGGGGCCGCTGCGGGCCGGAAGCCGCGAGGAGCGCGGACCGCTGGGCTGCTGCTGGGCGGCTGCGGGGTAGCGGAGGCGCCGGCGCTCCGGTCCCCGCCGCTCTCCGTCCCCGCTGCTCCCAGTCCCCGCCGCGCCCCCAGCGGAGCGGGCATGGCGCCACCCGCGGCGCCTGGCCGGGACCGTGTGGGCCGTGAGGATGAGGACGGCTGGGAGACGCGGGGAGACCGCAAG GCCCGGAAGCCCCTGGTGGAGAAGAAGCGGCGCGCGCGGATCAACGAGAGCCTGCAGGAGCTGCGGCTGCTGCTGGCGGGCGCCGAG GTGCAGGCCAAGCTGGAGAACGCCGAGGTGCTGGAGCTGACT AGCGCGAGCAGCTGCAGGCGGAAGCGAGCGAGCGCTTCGCTGCCGGCTACATCCAGTGCATGCACGAGGTGCACACGTTCGTGTCCACGTGCCAGGCCATCGACGCCACCGTCGCTGCCGAGCTCCTGA